CACCGCAGCCCGTCGCAGGTGCTGGAGAATGTGTCCTTCCTCATCAATTATTTTGGGGGTTTCCACCAGGGGCATCACCGGAATAACCGCTGGATGGGTTTCCAGGGCGGTAAGAACCGAACGGACCAGTTCTTCCGGAACCCAGGGACGGGCCCCATCATGGATGAGCACATGAGATGGGCTATAAGTTTCTAGTAAGGAAAGGGCATGGTGTACCGATTGTCGCCGATTCGAACCGCCGGGAACAAAAACTATTTCTGGTCCCTGGGTTTGTGAAAATAATCGAGCGGGAAGGGCTTTCCGCGCCGCCGCCTCTCCATCTTCGGCTCGGGGAGGAACCGTAATGACGATGGTTCGTACCTGGGGGAGCGCAGCAAAAACCACCACCGCCGCTCCCAATACGGTAAGGGGCTCCCCCTTCTCATCTACCACGTCGGGACTGAGGACCCGATATTCCTTTTTTATCCCCCCCATGCGACGAGAGGCTCCCGCGGCGGTTACCACCACCGCCACCGATTGGACTGGGCTGGTCACCATGGAGCCTACGATTCAAGCCGTTCGTGGATAAGGCTTTCTACCTCTTCTCGGCTTTTCCCCAGGGAAAAACTGATCTCATCTTCCAGGAGTTTTCGAGCCGATTCGTAGAGCTTGCGTTCAAGGATGGGGAGTTCTTTTACCTTGCTTCGATGATAGAGGGAACGAACAATGGTTGCAATATCGATGACGCTGCCCTTTTTAAGAAGGTCCAGGTTCATCTGGTACCGCAGCTTCCAATCCGACGGGATAGGATCAAATTCCTGACTGATAAGTTCAAGAGCCCGAAGGGCCTCTTCCTGGGGGACAATAGGACGAATCCCCAGATCCTCCGCCTTTGCCACGGGCACCATCACCGTCATATCCGAGACTTCCAGGTAAATCACATAGTAGGGAACCTTTTCCCCCTTGAACAACTTTTCCTGGATAGCCACGATCTTGCCAACCCCCTGGCTGGGGTACACAACCTTTTGTTCTACCGAAAAGGTTACTGCCTGCTCACTCATTGGTTACAGTATATCAGAAAAGGCTTCCTTAGGGAATAGACCTTGGCCGAAAGGACCGCTGGGGCAGTCCTTCTCCGAGGGTAGATTTAGTGATTAGAAAAGGAGGAAATTCATAGAATTCCCTTTAGGCCCTTCCGTTTCTCGCTGTCTCTCCTTATTATCATTGAGATGATAGTTCTGTTTTTTACAATACCTTCCGATTTTTCCCTCGGGGTTCCCTTTCCAGAGGGATATTCCCTTTCGCAACTCCTGGTAAAGCTTTGGTGGCAGAATACCGAAGGTACTTAAAAGGATGAATATCAAGAGGATTGGGATACCAGCCTTCAATCTCGTTCATGTCGATGACATTGAGGGCCGGCGGATGGGAAATAGGCAGTACCACCGCCCGCTGCAAAAGGAGTTCCTCTGCCTGGGCAAGCACCTTCCAGCGCTCCTCCCCTTCCAGGATGAGGGATTTATTCATCAGGTCCTCAAAATCTCCATCGGAAAGGGATGCGTCGTTCAGATTGGATTCCCGTTGCCACAGGTGTAAAAAGGTATAGGGATCCGCAAAATCCCCAATCCAGGTAGTGGCTCCTATCACATAGGATTCTTCTTTTAGAGCATCGTAGTATCGCTGGGAAGGAATTTCCCGGATTCTTACCTGGGCCGTAAGTTCTTTTTCCCAGGCTTCTTTCATTAAGGTGGCAATTCGACGGCTTTCTTGAAAGGCCGTAATGAGAATGGTAATAGGAGGAAGGGGCTTTTCTTTGCCAAACCCTGCTTCGGTAAGCAGAGCCCGGGCCTTTTCCGGGTTAGTCTCGGAAAGGGCCGTCACCTTCGGATAGCCGGGGATGGGGAAAATAAGGGTTTCCGCCGGAAGGTAGTAGGGTTTCCGTACCTCTGCCCAGGGAATGGTAAGAGCCAGGGCCTGGCGCACCCGGTAATCGTTCCAGGGGGCTTCCTTTGATTTTATAAAATAGTAATTAGTAGCAAACAGGGCGTTTACGACAATTCCACTGCGATCCTGGAGTTTTTCTAAATCCACGTCTCCTGCAATCCAGCGGGCCCTACCGGTATTCCAGAACTGGGCCGCCTCTTGCGCATCGTCGGTAAATCGGATGGTTAGTTTTTTCAGGGCCACCCGCCTTGCATCCCAGTAGAGTTCGTTTTTGGCAAGGGTAAGCACGGAATTTTCCTGGCTTACGATGTAAAAAGGTCCATTTGAAATAGGAACCCGCTTTGACCAATCCTTTTCCTGGATCATCCGGGGATGGATGGGACTAAAGGCATGATGACAGAGCATGCTGGGAAGATAGGATGCGGGGTGTTCCAATTTTAGAACAAGGGTCCGATCGTCCGGTGTTTGAATACCTACCTGGGTCCGGTCGGAAATGGTTCCCAGCCGGTACTGACGGGCGCCCGCTATACAATCAAAGAGGGATGCATAGGGCGAATTCCGTTGGGGTTCTATCAAGGAAAGCCAGGCATCTCGGAAGTCCCCGGAACGGACAGGGTCACCGTTCCAGTATTTGGCTCCTTCGCGGATAGTAAAGGTCCAGGTTTTCTTATCCTCTGAGACTTCCCAGCGAGCGGCAAGGGCTGGTACGGGTTCCATGGTGAGGGGGTGATACGAGAACAGCCCTTCATACAGGGCCGTGAAGATCTGGGCCTCTTGCGCAGTATAGGATCGGCGGGGATCAAGTTCCAGAGAATTGTTGTTCATCACCACCGTAAGTTCTGAAAGATCTGTCGGTGTAGGACGACTTTCTGCGTAGGGTTCCGTTTTTTCTGGTTCTGTCATCTCTGGCCCAGGAAGACTTTCTGCGGGGGCCGTTTCTTTGTTTTTTTCTGTAATTGTGTCAGAAGAACGATCGATGGTGTCAGTTTTTGTTTCCGGAATTCCCGAACACCCTATGATGATACCGATGATGAGGATGGCCCCTGTGGCCCTTATACCATGCCGTCGTTCTATTTTTTTCATGCTATTCATCCTTTATTCCAAGTTTCTTAAGCTGTTCCATCTCTTCTTTTTGAGCGATGTATTCATGGCGCTTCTGGTTTGCCTTTACGATGCTGTTTTTTAATGCCGAAAGCTCCGGCTTTATTCCCCGAATTCGATCCCGGTTTTCTTTGTGGACCGAACGTTTGAAAAACTCATCCAGCGCGTTCAGAGTACGATGGGAACTCTGAAGTTCTTCAATGAGTTTCGTGAGAGTATTTAAGAGGGATTCTTCGGTGGCTTCTTCAATTTTTTTTAGCACCGAAGAACCCCGGGTGGAAAGTCCCGTAAGATAGCGGCTCTTCCGTTCAAGCTCAACACAAAATTGAGTAAAGTTAAGTTGTTCTGTCCGTTTAGTTCCCAACACGGGGTCAAGATACTCCACTTCGTAATAAAGGGGCTCCGCGTCCTTGTTCAGCATCTGTTGGATCAATTTTTTAAGTTTATACCAGAACCCCTTCTTTTCACTTTCGAGGATACTACTGTTTTCTTGGATTTTTACTATCACGTCGGTAAAGGTAAAGGAAAGGGTCCCCAGAATCTTAAAGGCCTCTATTAACAAATTCTTATTCGAAACGGTGGTCTTAGTCGGTTTAGGTTTTTCTTCAGGCACCGCAAGCCCTTTAAGAATTTCTTCTTTTAGACGAGGTCCCTCGGCGGCATAATTTTCCCGGAGGATCTCTTCCACCAGTTCGGGATAAAAGGGACGATCCGTAATAGTTTCTGCAAATTTTCGCTTTATGGTGTGGAGGGTTTCCTCTTTCTGGGTGAACACGGTGCTTGCGTCAAGGGACATTTGATCCAGAAGACGGATGCGAATATCCAGTTTGTACGATTCTCGATGGTAGTCCGTAATTTCTTTAAGGATACGGAAAATTTCCCGGGAAGAACGATCCAGGACCTGGAGCGCATCGGCCACAAGACCAATAGAAAGTTGATCGTTACCACCCCGTACCAGGGCGATGATTTCTGCCAGGGCCCTTGTATTGATATAGGGTGAATTAACGGAAAACTGGGACCAGTTAAAGTATTTTACGAGTTGTAAAATCCGTTTAATTCGTTCCAGGGTGAGAAATTCAACGCTGTACTGATAAAAATTGACAAGAAAATCCAATTGGCTGTCATAGGCAGAAAGGCGAATGCTCATCTCCTCCATCCGCTCACTTTCGGTAAAGGGCCCTTCGGGGGGAATTTCCAGTTCCCCTATCTTTGCATCATGTTTGTAGGGGTCTTCATGGATAAGCCCTTTTTTAAGGAGCACCTGGTATAGCCCCTGAAACGCGGTGTGGAGGATCTTGAACTCTTCTTTCAGTTTGGGCATTTCCTGACGATCAAGCCATTCTTTTCGACGATCCAGGGCATCGGTGAGTTTTTCCTGGAAGGCAAGGGCATCACTCATATAAAAAAGTATGGCCTATTTTAACGATTAAAGCAACCAGGGAAGAAAGGAGCCCCAACGCAACAAGTGCTTTAAGAAAGAGGTACTTCCAAGCAAAAATCGTTGCAAGGAGGGCGTTCCCAAGCAAAAAGCGCAAAACAGTTCTTATGTAGGTATGATGATAAAAATTAGATATTGTGGGTGGTATGGGTTGATAGCCTCGCTCTGGCTTATATTTGCAGCCTGTCCCCTTGTATCGAATCAGGAGAAAACCCTGGAGATAGCCTTTCCTCTGCTTCCCGCGGCATGGCAGGAAACCCTGGGAAACGCTGCCTGGTGTGTCCAGTGGATGAACCGCGAAGGGAAACGGGAAAGCCTTAGCTTCCCGGTGGGAACCGCCACCGCAACCATCCCCTGGGATTTTTCCTGGGGAACGCCCCTCTGGGCCTATCCCTATTGGCCAGATCGCTCTATACCTGCCGGGATGGTGCATCCGGCGGGGGCCATTTTCCCTCTAGAGCTAGAGCTTTCTAGCGGTCGCATCGTACTAAGCTGGCCTGGTGGGGTAGCGGCCACGTTGTATGAGGCCCTCCTTCGTTATGGTATGGGAGTATCGTATCGACCGGAATGCTTCAATTGGCCCCGCTTTTGCGAGCTTTTATCTGAGTATCTTTCCGGGGGAGTGATTGGAGACCCCTGGAATGTGGATTGGGAAGCGGTGGCTCAAAAAACAGTCCGCTCTGGTTTTACCTCCCGCTATCTCAAGGAAGCTCCCTCAGAAAGAAGGGCCCTTTCTCTTCCACCCGATGTTCCGCCAGCCCGGTGGGTTTCTGATTCTCCTTTTGGCTTGTCCCTTTTTTTAGTTCCCGGCGCTTCCTCTGAAATTTCCTGTTACCCCTGGGTAGACAGGCTTTTGTCTCCCTATGGTATACTAAACTATTCCCAACAAGGATTGGTGTATTGTTCTCTTCCGGTATTTTAAGGAAAGATATTCAAGGCTTTAGTCCCCAAGGTAGGGCTTTGGGGTTTATTGACCGGGGAGATGTGTTGGGTAGTAGGGGGAGTGGAAAACATGAAATTCAAAAACCGGCACAGTAAAAACTCTGCTTTATTTCTGGGGCTCGTAGCGGTCCTGGCGGTATGTGTTTCCTGTAAGAAGGAAATGCCCTCTGAGTCAGGTAGTTCTGGAGTCCTTCCAAACAATCCAAAAAAAGGACCCGCCCTTATTGTTTCCCCCCATGAGCGGCCCTACTGGTTTACCTTTTCTTCGATGAAAGATACCCCAGCCCGGGTGCTTTCCCTTGTTTCTTCTCCAGAAGGGTCAGAGGCTCCGCCCCTTGTGCCATGGCCCAGTGCCGTGCGGATAACCGAAATAGGGGGAGCTCTCTTTGAAGGAACCCCTTCGGCGGGGAGCGCAGCGGAAGGGTTACCAGAGGAAGGAGCCGCCTTGAGCCACAAGAAAGATGCCCAGGAGGTGCTTTTCTGCCCCCTTAATACCTGGGGGATCATCCTCTTTCAACAGGAAGTTCAGGGAGATCGACTCTGGATTTTTCCGTTACCGCTTTCTTTTGAGTCTAAAACAGGTCCTTTTACCATAGGGCCCCTGTTTCCCCTTTATGGTCATATGGCCTTTTCGGTGTATCGGGATATTTTTTTTCAGGAGCTTTCTTCCTCACCACTCCCAAGCACCCTCTGGTATTACGATGAAGTAGGCTCTGAATTTCAACCATTATCCCTGGAAGGGCTGGTGCCCAACATGCAGGAGTTCCCCTCTTCTTGTGAAATAGAATCGGTTAGCCCGGGGAACGATGGCCGCTGGTATGTCCGGGCCCTTGCTCCTAACGCAAGCAATACTGCCGGGACTCTTTCTCGAGGAACAACGGCTTCCTCTCAGAACAAAGGAGATACAGAGAAAAATCCCCAGGCCAGTCCCATCGGGCGGTTGTATTTTTCTCTTGAACAACCAGGAAAGGGGCGGGCCCATCCTGTTTCTGTGGGCGTCTATTATGAAAAAACCAGACCCCACAATTCCGATCAGCTTTCCCCCCTCTTGCGACAGGTGGTACAGGCCTTACCATACCGTCCTAAGGGAATCCTGAGGCTTTTTCGAGAGACCCCGCGGAGTAGCGGGTCTTATTATCTTGCTGTCTCTGAAACTTCCCTTGACGAAGCCGACACCTATTATTGGGGATACGAAGGTGCTAATAGGGCTATCATCATTGATAGCCAGGGAAGGGGAGCCATGGGGTTGATGGGGAAAGAAAAAAATCTCGCCTCTTCTTTTGTGGTAAAAGAAATTACCCTGCCGCCTCTCCCTTCGTCTTTTGTATATACCGGCGTAGGGCTCTTGAAAAACTGGATTCTTGCTAGTTGGGAAGAGCAGGATGCCTATCTTGTTGGGGCAGCAGGAATACTTCTTTTGTGGTATAATGAATGAATGATGAGACGAAAAAACGATAAAGAAAAAACACTGTTGTTCCTCATACTGGGGTTTTTCGTGATGAAAGGGCAGGGCTTCCTCTGGTCTATTCCTCTGGAATGGACCGTGAGTGGCGCTCTTTTAGCCATTCTAGAAGACAATGGCCTTGCATCGGACCCCATGCCCCTTTGTCCTATGCCGGGAGTACGGATAAGCACCCCTCTTACCCCCTGGGTTGAGGGCGTTGTATCCTGTGATATCTATGGCACCTATTACGGTTATTCGGATAGTCTCCAGCGTCCTATCCCGGTGGCTATTGAAAATCGATCTGCCCTGGTGGTGGGAGCCCTGGTGGGAATAGGTCCTCAATTTCGTATTCCCATTGCTTCGCCTCCCTTTGCCCTTCCTGGACCCTGGACACTCTCCTTCTTTGTAGGCCCCGTGGTGGAAGTGAGAGCCTCTTTCCTTGCCTCCGGTCTTGAAGGTGCCGATGCAGCGGATGCGCAGGAAGAAATTAACCGTATGAGCAGTTATTTCTGGTCTTCCGGTCGCTGGCTTTCTTTTTCACTGGGAGGCAGTTTGTTTTTTTTGCCCCTTGGGTCCTATCAACTAGGCCTCTCTCTTACAAGCTGGCTTCCCTTGTATCGTATCTGGACCGATTATAATCAACCCTTTGTAGAGGGGTGGAAAGTAGCCTTCGGTTTTCTTATTCGAAAAAATCCATAACAGCTTATCCTTTTTTACCTTAAGATTTTATTTTTTATTTGGTAGTTGTGTGTGGGGGGGGAGAGCCTTTCCTAGGCTCCCCCCTTAATGTGCCGCTCCTCAATCGCCGTAACCAGGAAATAATTGTTCATCTACCGGGCAAGGGCTCGGTCAATTTCGGCCTTGTTAAAGCCCACGATTATCCTGCCATTAATGTCCACCACCGGAACACCCATCTGGCCAGATTTGCGAACCATTTCCTCTGCCCGGCGGGGGTCCCGGCCCACATCATAATCGGTGAAGGGGACTCCTTTTTGTTTTAAATAGTTTTTTACCATTACACAGTAGGGGCAACTCTGGGTAGAATATACTTGTACGGTCATAGACTCCTCCATTCGATTATTGTTACATATAAAAAATAATATATATGAAACGTAAACGTCAAGACCTTTGTTATCTAAAGACCTGGGAAATTTTCTGGATAAGGTCTGCCTCTCTATTGTTTAGCCCCCCAAAGGAATGCGTACAAGGTTGATCTGCTGGCCCCGATAACGGTTTAAAAAATCGGTATACGAGGTCTCTGCGGCACTCTCAAAAAGGGCCACCGAAAAGGTTCCCTCGGGGGTAAAAAACGGAATAAGTACTACCACATGGTAGTATCGACGTAAGGGAGGTTTCCCTGGCTGAACCGTGCTTATGGTTCCCAGATAAGAATAGGTGGGTTCTTCTACTGCCAGGGTATAGAGAAGCGCCGTAAGCCCTTCTATGGGGAATCCTACGTTTTTAAGATACCCTGGATAAGGACGGTGTTCTCCCGGTAATCCCTGGGGATGGGCCAAACTTGCCAGGGGATTCTTCTGGACCTCCACGGTTTCGAGGGTAACCCGTTGGTTCTGCTGAAGCACTTCCTGCGCCGCTATTGCCAGGTTGCGGGTCCAATCAAGGCCAAAAAAGGGATCGAGGATTGTTTCATAGGGTTCGGTAAAGGAAGAACCGCGAGTATAGGGCGGTTTTTTCAATGGTTCTATTTCCAATCCTCTTCCCCGACGGGCATATATGAATCTGTCCACCACCCATTTTGCAAAACCAGAACAATTAAGCCCCCAGTTTTCTCCCTGAGGGAGTCCTGTATGTATAAATACGGGGCGCCCCTCTTCATCAAGGGCCCCATCATCGGCGTAGCGCAGGGAGGGAAGGTCCCTTCGTATCTCTTCTATGAATGTT
The DNA window shown above is from Treponema sp. J25 and carries:
- a CDS encoding glutaredoxin domain-containing protein, yielding MTVQVYSTQSCPYCVMVKNYLKQKGVPFTDYDVGRDPRRAEEMVRKSGQMGVPVVDINGRIIVGFNKAEIDRALAR
- a CDS encoding CarD family transcriptional regulator, which gives rise to MSEQAVTFSVEQKVVYPSQGVGKIVAIQEKLFKGEKVPYYVIYLEVSDMTVMVPVAKAEDLGIRPIVPQEEALRALELISQEFDPIPSDWKLRYQMNLDLLKKGSVIDIATIVRSLYHRSKVKELPILERKLYESARKLLEDEISFSLGKSREEVESLIHERLES
- a CDS encoding peptide ABC transporter substrate-binding protein; translated protein: MKKIERRHGIRATGAILIIGIIIGCSGIPETKTDTIDRSSDTITEKNKETAPAESLPGPEMTEPEKTEPYAESRPTPTDLSELTVVMNNNSLELDPRRSYTAQEAQIFTALYEGLFSYHPLTMEPVPALAARWEVSEDKKTWTFTIREGAKYWNGDPVRSGDFRDAWLSLIEPQRNSPYASLFDCIAGARQYRLGTISDRTQVGIQTPDDRTLVLKLEHPASYLPSMLCHHAFSPIHPRMIQEKDWSKRVPISNGPFYIVSQENSVLTLAKNELYWDARRVALKKLTIRFTDDAQEAAQFWNTGRARWIAGDVDLEKLQDRSGIVVNALFATNYYFIKSKEAPWNDYRVRQALALTIPWAEVRKPYYLPAETLIFPIPGYPKVTALSETNPEKARALLTEAGFGKEKPLPPITILITAFQESRRIATLMKEAWEKELTAQVRIREIPSQRYYDALKEESYVIGATTWIGDFADPYTFLHLWQRESNLNDASLSDGDFEDLMNKSLILEGEERWKVLAQAEELLLQRAVVLPISHPPALNVIDMNEIEGWYPNPLDIHPFKYLRYSATKALPGVAKGNIPLEREPRGKNRKVL
- a CDS encoding IspD/TarI family cytidylyltransferase; the protein is MVTSPVQSVAVVVTAAGASRRMGGIKKEYRVLSPDVVDEKGEPLTVLGAAVVVFAALPQVRTIVITVPPRAEDGEAAARKALPARLFSQTQGPEIVFVPGGSNRRQSVHHALSLLETYSPSHVLIHDGARPWVPEELVRSVLTALETHPAVIPVMPLVETPKIIDEEGHILQHLRRAAVVTAQTPQGFAFPEILRAHEQAAEEELHHHREFTDDAEVWGAFVGPVATVPGSALNRKITFPEDLP